A single genomic interval of Desulfobotulus mexicanus harbors:
- a CDS encoding ParA family protein — MTQIICIANQKGGVGKTTTAINLAAALALSAKKVLLVDCDPQANATTGIGLDKSGLDQTLYHALIGDARVEDIIKVCEIENLHILPSRVELIGFEVEMMGDPEREKFLSQVISPLKNRYDYILLDCPPSLSLLTLNAFTAADSVLIPLQSEFYALEGLGQLLQTVKRIKKSLNTQLRIAGILLTMFDGRTNLSTQVAEDAEQYFKDLIFKTRIPRNVRLGEAPSFGQPIFTYSPASKGAQSYMDLAEELMAMTLSSRSGI, encoded by the coding sequence ATGACACAGATCATCTGCATCGCCAACCAGAAAGGGGGAGTGGGCAAAACCACCACAGCCATTAATCTGGCTGCGGCGCTGGCCCTTTCCGCCAAAAAAGTTCTTCTTGTGGACTGTGATCCTCAGGCCAATGCCACAACTGGTATCGGCCTTGACAAATCAGGTCTTGACCAGACTCTCTACCATGCACTCATTGGTGATGCCAGGGTGGAGGATATTATTAAGGTATGTGAAATTGAAAATCTGCATATTCTTCCTTCACGGGTAGAACTCATCGGTTTTGAAGTAGAAATGATGGGAGATCCGGAAAGGGAAAAATTCCTTTCCCAAGTGATTAGCCCCTTAAAAAACCGTTATGATTATATACTGCTAGACTGCCCGCCATCCTTAAGCCTGCTGACCCTCAACGCCTTCACTGCAGCCGATTCTGTTCTGATCCCTTTGCAGAGTGAATTTTATGCCCTTGAAGGTCTTGGCCAGCTGCTCCAGACCGTCAAGCGGATTAAGAAAAGCCTCAACACCCAGCTTCGCATTGCCGGTATCCTCCTGACAATGTTCGACGGGCGCACCAACCTCTCCACACAGGTTGCCGAAGATGCTGAGCAATATTTTAAAGATCTGATTTTTAAAACCCGTATTCCAAGAAATGTACGGCTGGGAGAAGCCCCCAGTTTCGGGCAGCCAATTTTCACCTACTCTCCAGCATCCAAGGGTGCCCAGAGTTACATGGATCTGGCGGAAGAGCTTATGGCAATGACACTATCTTCCCGCTCCGGCATTTAA
- a CDS encoding ParB/RepB/Spo0J family partition protein has protein sequence MTDSSVSGKNRKKKGLGRGLSSLIPDIEAADREVSHNPKNLPIHALVPNPFQPRQNFDADTLQELADSIGREGILQPVLVRRSGLDYQIVAGERRVRAAKMAGLSSVPVIIRDLDDLRMLQISIVENIQRNDLSPMEEARAYQRLVQEFSMTQDAVASSVGKSRSSITNFIRLLQLPALIQDAMDTGKISMGHGRALLALEDEDLLLRTFHEVMEKTLSVRECEALVKKRLSPLNKEPSSPSSVPEEYQIRAERLSSSLGAAIRIRGSRNAGKMEIPYTSPEEFDAIVKKLENL, from the coding sequence ATGACTGACTCTTCAGTATCCGGAAAAAACCGTAAAAAAAAAGGACTGGGACGCGGCCTTTCCTCCCTGATCCCTGACATTGAAGCTGCGGACAGGGAAGTATCCCACAATCCAAAAAACCTTCCCATCCATGCACTTGTCCCCAACCCCTTTCAGCCCCGTCAAAATTTTGATGCCGATACCCTGCAGGAACTGGCCGACTCCATCGGCAGGGAAGGGATACTCCAGCCCGTTCTGGTCCGCAGGTCAGGCCTGGACTACCAGATTGTCGCCGGAGAACGCCGGGTCAGGGCCGCAAAAATGGCAGGTCTTTCATCCGTTCCCGTTATCATCAGAGATCTTGATGATTTGCGCATGCTTCAGATTTCCATTGTGGAAAATATCCAGCGTAATGACTTAAGCCCCATGGAAGAAGCCCGGGCCTATCAGAGACTGGTACAGGAATTTTCCATGACCCAGGATGCAGTTGCGTCCTCCGTGGGAAAAAGCAGATCCAGCATCACTAATTTCATCCGACTGCTGCAGCTTCCAGCCCTGATACAGGATGCCATGGATACGGGAAAAATTTCCATGGGCCATGGACGTGCCCTGCTGGCCCTCGAAGATGAAGACCTCCTCCTCCGAACCTTTCACGAGGTGATGGAAAAAACTCTTTCCGTCCGGGAATGTGAGGCTCTCGTAAAAAAAAGGCTTTCCCCTCTGAATAAGGAGCCCTCTTCTCCATCCAGTGTGCCGGAAGAATACCAGATCAGGGCCGAACGTCTTTCAAGCTCCCTGGGGGCAGCCATCCGTATCCGGGGAAGCCGCAATGCGGGGAAAATGGAAATTCCCTATACCAGCCCGGAAGAGTTTGATGCCATTGTAAAAAAGTTGGAAAATCTTTAA